One stretch of Cryptosporidium parvum Iowa II chromosome 3, whole genome shotgun sequence DNA includes these proteins:
- a CDS encoding AOX1,alternative oxidase, possible fungal or bacterial origin, 2 transmembrane regions, with the protein MYYVRNLSNTNKLRYFYGRHLWLLSSKVNLNNLCSIVHSNKGQKITSKLYITLEKDRSSNNQGDFSKKRTLECKSDQINKFDAENEEKVGSHFMKKSNHAASILEGKEYGFNSPIWDLEEVNNVQKTHLCPNGFKDKMSYYLVIALRKSFDLLTRYKKGHNEYQWCRRIIFLETVAGVPGMVGAMLRHFSSLRKMKRDNGWIHTLLEEAENERMHLLISLQLINKPSILTRVSVIGTQFAFLIFYTVFYIISPKYSHRFVGYLEEEAVSTYTHLIEEIDKGLLPGFERKAPKFASVYYGLPEDATIRDLFLAMRRDESHHRDVNHNLADIRLNGE; encoded by the coding sequence atgtATTATGTAAGAAACCTATCgaatacaaataaattgaGATACTTTTATGGAAGGCATCTTTGGCTACTCTCTTCAAAAGTAAATCTGAACAATTTGTGCTCTATAGTCCATTCAAATAAAGGCCAGAAAATCACTTCAAAGCTTTATATTACTTTAGAAAAAGATAGGTCAAGTAATAATCAAGGGGatttttccaaaaaaagGACTTTGGAATGCAAAAGTGATCAGATTAATAAATTCGACGctgaaaatgaagaaaaagtaGGAAGCCACTTTATGAAGAAATCAAACCATGCGGCTTCCATATTAGAAGGAAAGGAGTACGGATTTAATTCTCCCATTTGGGACTTAGAAGAAGTTAATAATGTACAAAAAACTCATTTATGCCCAAATGGGTTTAAAGACAAAATGTCTTACTATCTTGTGATTGCATTAAGAAAAAGTTTCGATTTATTAACTAGGTACAAAAAAGGACATAATGAATATCAATGGTGCagaagaataatttttttggaaaCAGTAGCCGGCGTCCCAGGTATGGTTGGTGCAATGCTTAGACATTTTTCTTCACTCCGAAAAATGAAAAGAGATAATGGATGGATACATACTCTACTTGAAGAGGCTGAAAATGAAAGGATGCATCTACTAATATCACTGCAGCTGATAAATAAGCCATCAATATTAACAAGGGTCAGTGTAATTGGGACTCAGTTTGCCTTCTTAATCTTTTACACGgtattttatataatttctcCAAAATATTCACACAGATTTGTTGGATACTTAGAAGAAGAAGCTGTAAGCACATACACTCATCTGATTGAGGAAATAGATAAGGGTCTTCTTCCAGGATTTGAGAGAAAAGCCCCGAAATTTGCCTCCGTCTACTATGGCTTACCAGAGGATGCAACAATTAgagatttatttttagcAATGAGAAGAGATGAATCGCATCACAGAGATGTTAATCACAACCTCGCAGATATAAGATTAAATGGAGAATAG